A single genomic interval of Carassius auratus strain Wakin chromosome 30, ASM336829v1, whole genome shotgun sequence harbors:
- the LOC113049724 gene encoding mitochondrial import inner membrane translocase subunit Tim22 — MAAPTKSTDASISVTTGHSATVSAAENVPLQYSLILDHLIGDKRQIKDLNPTVMGALPSPQKTEEQKMIERGMESCAFKSLIACVGGFVLGGAFGVFTAGIDSNVGLDPKDPLRTPTAREVLRDMGQRGMSYAKNFAIVGAMFSCTECLIESHRGKSDWKNAVYSGCITGGAIGFRAGLKAGVLGCGGFAAFSAAIEYYLR, encoded by the exons ATGGCTGCGCCCACAAAGAGCACGGATGCTTCAATATCAGTCACTACGGGTCATTCGGCAACTGTTTCAGCTGCGGAAAATGTTCCACTTCAGTATAGTCTTATCCTGGATCACCTTATCGGTGACAAAAGGCAAATTAAAGACCTGAATCCGACTGTTATGGGTGCTTTACCGAGCCCTCAGAAAACAGAGGAGCAGAAGATGATCGAGAGGGGGATGGAGAGCTGCGCGTTTAAATCACTCATAGCATGTGTCGGAG GGTTTGTGTTGGGAGGTGCTTTTGGTGTGTTCACAGCTGGTATTGACTCCAACGTTGGGCTTGATCCCAAAGACCCCCTAAGGACCCCCACAGCAAGAGAGGTGCTGAGAGACATGGGGCAAAGAGGAATGTCATATGCTAAAAACTTCGCTATAGTGGGTGCCATGTTTTCATGCACAGAGTGTCTCATAGAATCA CATCGTGGGAAATCTGACTGGAAAAATGCAGTGTACAGTGGCTGTATTACAGGAGGTGCCATTGGATTCAGAG CTGGACTTAAAGCTGGGGTTCTTGGCTGTGGAGGTTTTGCTGCGTTCTCTGCTGCCATTGAATACTACCTCAGATGA